From uncultured Roseateles sp., the proteins below share one genomic window:
- a CDS encoding ABC transporter ATP-binding protein, with translation MAQAFLEVRDLHAWYGESHVLHGVNFSVEEGEVLTLLGRNGAGRTSTMRAIMGLTGSRKGSIKVRGTETVKLPTYRIARLGLGYCPEERGIFSSLSTEENLMLPPELAKGGMSVEEIYAMFPNLAERRHSQGTRLSGGEQQMLAVARILRTGARLLLLDEISEGLAPVIVQKLAEMVVMLRKKGYTIVMVEQNFRFAAPLADRFLVMEHGSILQEFTQAQLPDRLAQLHETLGV, from the coding sequence ATGGCTCAAGCTTTTCTCGAGGTCCGCGATCTGCACGCCTGGTATGGCGAGTCGCATGTGCTGCATGGCGTGAACTTCTCGGTCGAGGAGGGTGAAGTCCTGACCCTCCTGGGGCGCAACGGCGCCGGCCGCACCAGCACCATGCGCGCCATCATGGGCCTGACCGGCAGCCGCAAGGGTTCGATCAAGGTGCGCGGTACCGAGACCGTCAAGCTGCCGACCTACCGCATCGCCCGCCTGGGCCTGGGCTATTGCCCCGAAGAGCGCGGCATCTTCTCCAGCCTGTCGACCGAGGAGAACCTGATGCTGCCGCCCGAGCTGGCCAAGGGCGGTATGAGCGTCGAGGAGATCTACGCGATGTTCCCCAACCTGGCCGAGCGTCGCCACAGCCAGGGCACGCGCCTGTCGGGCGGCGAGCAGCAGATGCTGGCGGTGGCGCGCATCCTGCGCACCGGCGCGCGCCTGTTGCTGCTGGATGAGATCTCCGAAGGCCTGGCTCCGGTGATCGTGCAAAAGCTCGCCGAGATGGTGGTGATGCTCAGGAAGAAGGGCTACACCATCGTCATGGTGGAGCAGAACTTCCGCTTTGCCGCGCCGCTGGCTGACCGCTTCCTGGTCATGGAGCACGGCTCCATCCTGCAGGAGTTCACCCAGGCCCAGCTGCCCGACCGCCTGGCCCAACTGCATGAGACGCTGGGTGTTTGA
- a CDS encoding GNAT family protein: MMTIEPVVLQGRHVRLEPLSLDHLDGLIAVGLDPDLWQWIPTPFDSAEKMRFYVELALDEQKRGVSLPFAKVDARTGQVIGCTRFGNIERQHWRLEIGWTWIARSHQRSGVNTEAKTLLLSHAFETLGAHRVEWKTDALNQRSRAAIARLGATQEGIFRRHVVCADGRVRDTVYFSMIDSEWPVAKARLLGLLEQGGSGKP; encoded by the coding sequence ATGATGACGATTGAACCGGTGGTGCTGCAGGGCCGCCATGTGCGCCTTGAACCGCTGAGCCTGGATCATCTGGACGGCCTGATCGCCGTCGGCCTGGACCCGGACCTGTGGCAATGGATACCGACGCCATTCGACAGTGCCGAGAAGATGCGGTTCTACGTCGAATTGGCCCTGGACGAGCAAAAGCGCGGCGTGTCGCTGCCCTTTGCCAAGGTCGATGCACGCACCGGCCAGGTCATAGGCTGCACGCGTTTCGGCAATATCGAACGCCAGCACTGGCGGTTGGAGATTGGCTGGACCTGGATCGCTCGCTCGCACCAGCGCAGCGGCGTCAACACCGAGGCCAAGACCCTGCTGCTGAGCCATGCGTTCGAGACCCTGGGTGCGCACCGGGTGGAGTGGAAGACCGATGCGCTGAACCAACGCTCGCGCGCGGCCATCGCGCGGCTGGGCGCCACCCAGGAGGGCATCTTCCGCCGTCATGTGGTCTGCGCCGATGGCCGGGTGCGCGACACGGTCTACTTCTCGATGATCGATAGCGAGTGGCCGGTCGCCAAGGCCAGGCTGCTGGGCTTGCTTGAGCAGGGCGGATCGGGCAAACCCTGA
- a CDS encoding aspartate kinase, which produces MALIVHKYGGTSMGSTERIRQVAKRVAKWARAGHQMVVVPSAMSGETNRLLGLAKELSPESGSAELNRELDLIAATGEQVSVGLLAIALQAEGMQAVSYAGWQVPIKTDSSFTKARIESIDDQRVRADLAAGKVVIITGFQGIDPNGNVTTLGRGGSDTSAVAVAAAMKAAECLIYTDVDGVYTTDPRIVSDARRLHTISFEEMLEMASLGSKVLQIRSVEFAGKYRVPLRVLSSFTPWDINIEEEAKSGTLITFEEDVKMEQAVVSGIAFNRDEAKVSLLGVPDKPGIAFQILGPVADANIDVDVIIQNVSHDGRTDFSFTVHRNDYQRTMELLKTRVAVDTGAASVVGDKNICKVSIVGIGMRSHVGVASKMFRSLSEEGINIQMITTSEIKTSVVIDEKYMELAVRALHKAFELDQPNS; this is translated from the coding sequence ATGGCACTGATCGTTCATAAATACGGCGGCACGTCTATGGGTTCGACCGAACGCATACGTCAAGTCGCCAAACGCGTGGCCAAATGGGCGCGCGCCGGTCACCAGATGGTGGTCGTGCCTTCGGCCATGAGCGGCGAGACCAATCGCCTGCTGGGCCTGGCCAAGGAGTTGTCGCCCGAGAGCGGCAGCGCCGAACTGAACCGCGAGCTGGACCTGATTGCCGCCACCGGCGAGCAGGTCTCGGTCGGTCTGCTGGCGATTGCGCTGCAGGCCGAGGGCATGCAGGCGGTCAGCTATGCCGGCTGGCAGGTGCCCATCAAGACCGATTCGTCGTTCACCAAAGCCCGCATCGAGAGCATCGACGACCAGCGCGTGCGTGCCGATCTGGCCGCCGGCAAGGTGGTCATCATCACCGGCTTCCAGGGCATTGATCCGAACGGCAATGTCACGACGCTGGGCCGTGGCGGCTCCGACACCTCGGCCGTGGCCGTGGCGGCGGCGATGAAGGCCGCCGAGTGCCTGATCTACACCGATGTGGACGGCGTCTACACCACCGACCCGCGCATCGTCAGCGACGCCCGCCGCCTGCACACCATCAGCTTCGAGGAGATGCTGGAAATGGCGTCTCTGGGTTCCAAGGTGCTGCAGATCCGCTCGGTCGAGTTCGCCGGCAAGTACCGCGTGCCGCTGCGCGTGCTGTCGAGCTTCACGCCGTGGGACATTAATATCGAAGAGGAAGCCAAGTCGGGCACCCTGATCACCTTTGAAGAGGACGTAAAAATGGAACAAGCCGTCGTATCGGGCATTGCCTTCAACCGTGACGAGGCCAAGGTCAGCCTGCTGGGCGTGCCCGACAAGCCCGGCATCGCGTTCCAGATCCTGGGCCCGGTGGCCGACGCCAATATCGATGTGGACGTGATCATTCAGAACGTCTCGCACGATGGCCGCACCGACTTCTCGTTCACCGTGCACCGCAATGACTACCAGCGCACGATGGAGCTGCTGAAGACCCGCGTGGCCGTGGACACCGGCGCCGCCTCGGTGGTCGGCGACAAGAACATCTGCAAGGTCAGCATCGTCGGCATCGGCATGCGCTCGCATGTGGGCGTGGCGTCGAAGATGTTCCGCTCGTTGAGCGAAGAGGGCATCAACATCCAGATGATCACGACCAGCGAAATCAAGACCAGCGTCGTCATCGACGAGAAGTACATGGAACTGGCCGTGCGCGCGCTGCACAAAGCTTTTGAACTGGATCAGCCAAACTCGTAA
- the alaC gene encoding alanine transaminase produces the protein MTASSSGKRRFARIDRLPPYVFNITAELKLAARRRGEDIIDMSMGNPDGATPAHIVAKLIEVAQRPDTHGYSASKGIPRLRRAISHWYAKRYGVDINPDTEAIVTIGSKEGLAHLMLATLDRGDTVLVPDPSYPIHIYGAVIAGADIRAIPVASDVDFFAELEKTIRGSYPKPKMMVFGFPSNPTAQCVELDFFERVVALARKHDILVVHDLAYADIVFDGWKAPSIMQVPGAKDVAVEFFTLSKSYNMAGWRVGFMVGNPDLVAALARIKSYHDYGTFTPLQVAAIAALEGDQSCVHEIAATYQRRRDVLVKGLTEAGWAVDTPKASMYIWARIPEAYRGLGSLEFARQLLDKAKVCVSPGIGFGDQGDGHVRFALIENESRIRQAVRGIKAMFKADGLVNAG, from the coding sequence ATGACTGCCTCCTCTTCGGGCAAGCGCCGCTTTGCGCGCATTGATCGCCTCCCCCCCTACGTCTTCAACATCACGGCCGAGCTCAAGCTGGCGGCGCGCCGGCGTGGCGAAGACATCATCGACATGAGCATGGGCAACCCCGACGGGGCCACGCCCGCCCACATCGTCGCCAAGCTGATCGAGGTCGCCCAGCGGCCCGACACCCACGGCTACTCGGCCAGCAAGGGCATCCCGCGGCTGCGCCGGGCGATCTCGCACTGGTATGCGAAGCGCTATGGCGTGGACATCAATCCGGACACCGAGGCCATCGTCACGATAGGCTCCAAGGAGGGGCTGGCCCATCTGATGCTGGCCACCCTGGACCGGGGCGACACCGTGCTGGTGCCCGACCCCAGCTACCCGATACACATCTACGGCGCGGTGATTGCCGGCGCCGACATCCGCGCCATACCGGTGGCCTCGGACGTGGACTTCTTCGCCGAGCTGGAGAAGACCATACGCGGCAGCTATCCCAAGCCCAAGATGATGGTGTTCGGTTTTCCGTCGAACCCGACCGCGCAATGCGTGGAGCTGGACTTCTTCGAACGCGTCGTCGCGCTGGCCCGCAAGCACGACATCCTGGTCGTCCACGACCTGGCCTATGCCGACATCGTGTTCGACGGCTGGAAGGCCCCGTCCATCATGCAGGTGCCCGGCGCCAAGGACGTGGCGGTCGAGTTCTTCACCTTGAGCAAGAGCTACAACATGGCCGGCTGGCGGGTCGGCTTCATGGTCGGCAATCCGGACCTGGTGGCCGCGCTGGCGCGCATCAAGAGCTATCACGACTACGGCACATTCACGCCGCTGCAGGTGGCTGCCATTGCCGCGCTGGAGGGCGACCAGAGTTGTGTGCACGAGATAGCCGCCACCTACCAGCGCCGCCGCGATGTGCTGGTCAAGGGCCTGACCGAGGCCGGCTGGGCGGTCGACACACCGAAGGCCAGCATGTATATCTGGGCCCGCATTCCCGAGGCCTACCGAGGTCTCGGTTCGCTGGAGTTCGCCCGCCAATTGCTGGACAAGGCCAAGGTCTGCGTGTCGCCCGGCATAGGCTTCGGCGACCAGGGCGACGGCCATGTGCGCTTCGCCCTGATCGAGAACGAGAGCCGCATCCGACAGGCGGTGCGCGGCATCAAGGCGATGTTCAAGGCCGACGGGCTGGTGAACGCGGGCTAG
- a CDS encoding acetyl-CoA carboxylase carboxyltransferase subunit alpha, whose amino-acid sequence MSKKHFLEFEQPVAELESKIEELRYVQSESAVDISEEIDRLAKKSLQLTKDIYSSLTPWQVTQIARHAQRPYTLDYVNDIFTEFQELHGDRHYADDQSIVGGLARFNGQACMVLGHQKGRDTKERAARNFGMSRPEGYRKALRLMKLAEKFGLPVFTFVDTPGAYPGIGAEERGQSEAIGRNIFEMAQLEVPIISTIIGEGGSGGALAISVGDQVLMLQYSVYSVISPEGCASILWKTSERASDAADALGITAHRLKALNLVDKIVSEPVGGAHRDPKQMSSFLKRALNDALRQVSDLKPKELLQRRYERLQSYGRFSDTKER is encoded by the coding sequence ATGAGCAAAAAACATTTTCTGGAGTTCGAGCAACCCGTTGCCGAGCTCGAAAGCAAGATTGAAGAGCTGCGCTACGTGCAAAGCGAGTCGGCCGTCGATATCTCCGAAGAAATCGACCGGCTGGCCAAGAAAAGCCTTCAACTCACCAAAGACATCTATTCGAGCCTGACGCCCTGGCAGGTGACGCAGATTGCGCGCCACGCCCAGCGGCCCTACACGCTCGACTATGTGAACGACATCTTTACCGAGTTCCAGGAACTGCACGGTGACCGCCATTACGCGGATGACCAGTCCATCGTTGGCGGCCTGGCCCGCTTCAATGGCCAGGCCTGCATGGTCTTGGGCCACCAGAAGGGCCGCGACACCAAGGAGCGCGCCGCGCGCAACTTCGGCATGTCGCGCCCCGAGGGCTACCGCAAGGCGCTGCGCCTGATGAAGCTGGCCGAGAAGTTCGGCCTGCCGGTCTTCACCTTTGTCGACACGCCCGGCGCCTATCCTGGCATCGGCGCCGAGGAGCGCGGCCAGTCGGAGGCGATCGGCCGCAATATCTTCGAGATGGCCCAGCTGGAAGTGCCCATCATCTCGACCATCATCGGCGAGGGCGGCTCAGGCGGCGCGCTGGCGATTTCGGTCGGCGATCAGGTGCTGATGCTGCAGTACTCGGTCTATTCGGTGATCTCGCCGGAAGGCTGTGCGTCCATCCTGTGGAAGACCTCGGAGCGGGCCTCGGATGCTGCCGACGCTTTAGGCATCACCGCCCACCGCCTGAAGGCGCTGAACCTGGTCGACAAGATCGTCAGCGAGCCGGTCGGCGGCGCGCACCGCGACCCCAAGCAGATGTCGTCCTTCCTGAAGCGTGCGTTGAACGACGCGCTGCGCCAGGTCAGCGACCTCAAGCCCAAGGAGTTGCTGCAGCGCCGCTATGAGCGCCTGCAATCCTACGGCCGCTTCAGCGACACCAAGGAGCGCTGA
- a CDS encoding DNA-3-methyladenine glycosylase 2 family protein: MGVTPLYWDEACRHLAKRDRVMKKLIPQFGEARLESRGDAFTTLARSIIGQQISVPAAQAMWEKFLALMAGPPNQVAPAAVLGLDVALMRAAGLSVRKVDYLCDLAQHFEAGSVHVPQWQQMDDEAIIEELVAIRGIGRWTAEMFLIFYLMRPNVMPLDDPGLIKGISQNYFSGEPVSRAEAREVADAWAPYRSVATWYIWRSLDPLPPAQA, from the coding sequence GTGGGGGTGACGCCGCTGTACTGGGATGAGGCCTGCCGCCACCTGGCTAAGCGCGACCGGGTGATGAAGAAGCTGATCCCGCAGTTTGGCGAGGCCCGGCTGGAAAGCCGAGGCGACGCCTTCACGACCCTGGCCCGCTCCATCATCGGCCAGCAGATTTCGGTGCCGGCTGCGCAGGCGATGTGGGAGAAATTCCTGGCGCTGATGGCCGGCCCGCCGAATCAGGTGGCGCCTGCTGCCGTGCTGGGCCTGGACGTGGCGCTGATGCGGGCGGCCGGCCTGTCGGTGCGCAAGGTCGACTATCTGTGCGATCTGGCCCAGCATTTCGAGGCCGGCAGCGTCCATGTGCCGCAGTGGCAGCAGATGGACGACGAGGCCATTATCGAAGAGCTGGTGGCCATTCGCGGCATCGGCCGCTGGACGGCCGAGATGTTCCTGATCTTCTACCTGATGCGGCCCAATGTGATGCCGCTGGACGACCCCGGCCTGATCAAGGGCATCAGCCAGAACTACTTCAGCGGCGAGCCGGTTTCGCGTGCCGAAGCCAGGGAAGTTGCGGATGCCTGGGCCCCTTACCGCTCGGTAGCCACATGGTACATTTGGCGCAGCCTGGACCCGCTACCCCCGGCCCAGGCCTGA
- a CDS encoding FMN-binding negative transcriptional regulator encodes MYNPSRFAISDLKLAHQLIAENPLALLIGPDAEQKSFVTHVPLTVIKEEEGWLLEGHMARANPHWAWLSQQSEALAVFGGPSGYVSPRHYDDLKQVPTWNYLAVHAYGSLSLIDDPLGKDRLLKRLIAQHEPGYAQQWMELPEDFQQRMLGAIVGFRLHVTRWEAKFKLSQNRSAAERTRIRQAFAEGSAQEQAMAAWMQHLGL; translated from the coding sequence ATGTACAACCCGAGTCGTTTTGCCATCAGCGATCTGAAGCTGGCCCATCAGCTGATTGCCGAGAACCCGCTGGCGCTGTTGATCGGACCCGACGCCGAGCAGAAGAGCTTTGTCACCCATGTGCCGCTGACCGTGATCAAGGAAGAAGAAGGCTGGCTGCTGGAAGGCCATATGGCGCGGGCCAATCCGCACTGGGCCTGGCTGTCGCAGCAGAGCGAGGCCTTGGCCGTGTTCGGCGGACCCAGCGGCTATGTGTCGCCGCGCCACTACGACGATCTGAAGCAGGTGCCGACCTGGAACTACCTGGCCGTGCATGCCTACGGCAGCCTCAGCCTGATCGACGATCCTCTGGGCAAGGACCGCCTGCTCAAGCGCCTGATCGCCCAGCATGAGCCAGGCTATGCCCAGCAGTGGATGGAGTTGCCCGAGGACTTCCAGCAGCGGATGCTGGGCGCCATCGTCGGCTTTCGGCTGCACGTGACGCGCTGGGAGGCCAAGTTCAAGCTGAGCCAGAACCGCAGCGCGGCCGAACGCACGCGCATCCGGCAGGCCTTCGCCGAAGGCTCCGCGCAAGAACAGGCAATGGCTGCCTGGATGCAGCATTTGGGGCTGTGA
- the tilS gene encoding tRNA lysidine(34) synthetase TilS, whose translation MRVAVAYSGGRDSTALLHATARAALDTGLEVLGLHVHHGLSRHADDWLAHCRQQVEGWAAAGLPVSFVFRRLPGKPAKGESIEAWARDARYRALQEMAQEQGAELMLLAHHRRDQAETFVLQALRGAGMAGLSAMPESVARSGLVWARPWLNAGREQVEAYLQAHGLSFIDDDSNGDPRYARNRLRLQVWPQLLEAFPQAEACLATSAAWAQEALALQQELAEADLALLCDEKQALHLGDWLKLSPARRSNALRAWIQRSSGQSAPASLAQRLMAELGQAQAPAAWPHGDGELRRYRGRLRFMAAVSAKSADAPATEMSILRAGRYRLAGWGGVLQVQAVKQGGVALGTLAQLQIRSRQGGEQFQRAPASTARSLKKCFQEAAVPAWEREGPLLFAGERLVFVPGLGVDARAWGSPGERLIALRWLPDSNAKA comes from the coding sequence GTGCGCGTTGCCGTCGCCTACAGCGGCGGGCGCGATTCCACCGCCTTGCTGCATGCCACGGCCCGCGCCGCGCTCGATACGGGCCTAGAGGTGCTGGGCCTGCATGTGCACCACGGGCTCAGCAGACATGCCGATGACTGGCTGGCGCATTGCCGGCAGCAGGTCGAGGGCTGGGCGGCCGCAGGCCTGCCGGTGTCGTTCGTGTTTCGACGCTTGCCCGGCAAGCCCGCCAAGGGCGAAAGCATCGAGGCCTGGGCGCGCGATGCCCGCTATCGGGCCTTGCAAGAGATGGCCCAGGAGCAGGGCGCGGAGCTGATGCTGCTGGCCCACCACCGGCGCGATCAGGCCGAGACCTTTGTGCTGCAGGCGCTGCGGGGCGCCGGCATGGCGGGTCTGTCGGCCATGCCCGAGTCGGTGGCGCGTAGCGGTCTGGTCTGGGCGCGGCCCTGGCTGAATGCCGGGCGCGAGCAGGTCGAGGCCTATCTGCAGGCCCATGGCCTCAGCTTCATCGACGACGACAGCAATGGCGACCCGCGCTATGCCCGCAACCGGCTGCGGCTGCAGGTCTGGCCGCAGTTGCTGGAGGCCTTTCCTCAAGCCGAGGCTTGCCTGGCCACCAGCGCTGCTTGGGCGCAGGAGGCCTTGGCCTTGCAGCAGGAGCTGGCCGAGGCCGATCTGGCGCTGCTTTGTGACGAGAAGCAGGCCCTGCATCTCGGCGATTGGCTGAAGCTCTCGCCGGCCCGCCGCAGCAATGCCTTGCGTGCCTGGATCCAGCGAAGCTCGGGCCAGTCGGCCCCTGCCAGCCTGGCGCAGCGGCTGATGGCCGAGCTGGGGCAGGCGCAGGCTCCGGCGGCCTGGCCGCACGGCGATGGCGAACTGCGGCGCTATCGCGGGCGGCTGCGCTTTATGGCCGCGGTATCGGCAAAGTCTGCCGATGCGCCAGCCACCGAGATGAGCATCTTGCGCGCCGGCCGCTACCGCCTGGCCGGCTGGGGCGGCGTGCTCCAAGTGCAGGCGGTGAAGCAGGGGGGGGTGGCTTTGGGCACGCTGGCTCAGCTGCAGATCCGGTCGCGCCAAGGCGGCGAGCAATTCCAGCGTGCGCCGGCCAGCACCGCGCGCAGCCTGAAGAAGTGCTTCCAGGAGGCCGCTGTGCCGGCCTGGGAGCGCGAAGGGCCTCTGCTGTTCGCCGGGGAGCGGCTGGTGTTCGTGCCCGGCCTGGGTGTCGATGCCCGCGCCTGGGGTTCGCCCGGCGAGCGCTTGATAGCGCTGCGATGGCTGCCTGATTCAAACGCGAAGGCTTGA
- a CDS encoding ABC transporter ATP-binding protein, protein MSADHILETRKLTKDFKGFVAVNQVDLQVRRGTIHALIGPNGAGKTTCFNLLTKFITPSSGQILFNGQDITGEAPARIARRGIIRSFQISAVFPHLTVLENVRVALQRKLGTSFHFWRSESSLDSLNERAMELLREVDLESYAPSVTVELSYGRKRALEIATTLAMDPELMLLDEPTQGMGLEDVDRIRQLIKKVAANRTVLMVEHNMSVVSSIADTITVLQRGATLAEGPYAEVSKNPAVIEAYMGSANTELQGAH, encoded by the coding sequence ATGAGTGCAGACCATATTCTCGAAACGCGCAAGCTGACCAAGGACTTCAAGGGCTTTGTCGCGGTCAATCAGGTGGACTTGCAGGTCAGGCGCGGCACCATCCACGCGCTGATAGGCCCCAACGGCGCCGGCAAGACCACCTGCTTCAACCTGCTGACCAAGTTCATCACACCGAGTTCGGGTCAGATCCTGTTCAACGGGCAGGACATCACCGGTGAGGCGCCGGCGCGCATTGCCCGGCGCGGCATCATCCGCTCGTTCCAGATCTCGGCCGTGTTCCCGCACCTGACCGTGCTGGAGAACGTGCGCGTGGCCCTGCAGCGCAAGCTGGGCACCTCGTTCCACTTCTGGCGCTCCGAGTCCAGCCTGGACAGCCTCAACGAACGCGCGATGGAGCTGCTGCGCGAGGTTGATCTGGAGTCGTACGCGCCCTCGGTCACCGTCGAGCTCAGCTATGGCCGCAAGCGCGCGCTGGAGATTGCCACCACCCTGGCGATGGACCCCGAGCTGATGCTGCTCGACGAGCCCACCCAGGGCATGGGCCTGGAAGACGTGGACCGCATCCGCCAGCTGATCAAGAAGGTGGCGGCCAACCGCACCGTGCTGATGGTGGAGCACAACATGAGCGTGGTTTCCAGCATCGCCGACACCATCACCGTGCTGCAACGCGGCGCCACGCTGGCCGAGGGCCCTTACGCCGAGGTGTCCAAGAACCCGGCCGTGATCGAGGCCTATATGGGCAGCGCCAACACCGAACTCCAAGGGGCGCACTGA
- a CDS encoding PLP-dependent aminotransferase family protein: protein MDQQPALNLDLTGLQLNRSQGLSEQIHAQLKARILRGQLAASLRLPTTRELAQVLGVSRNTVVRAYEQLLSEACIESRPGAGTFVTPVQAKPGAMPASTAQPQGPDTALWSRLQAYRPNPAHIGPVRAFRHGVPAMDLFPFEVWSRLQARFWRRHQQQTLGYSDAAGDARLRELIATYLNSSRGLQCEASQVLVTTGSQQAISLCALALLRPGDRVAVETPGYRAAAAALGLAGAELIGVPVDAQGLRVQTLHSLGAFRLAYVTPSHQFPSGAVMSLQRRLDLLAWAQAQNAYVLEDDYDGEYRYAGAPLQPLASLDTQARVLYIGTFSKLMFPGLRLGYLVAPAAWLPVLAKLRSALDRHAPIADQVVMADFMAEGHFGQHVRRMRRVSRARRDALHEAWQRHFGTQLPLPATEAGLHACLPLDSLELEQTLADSALAHGVEAGRLSQIGANTAAPVRPGLMMGFAGVPPEAIAAAVATLARCWAPGLG, encoded by the coding sequence ATGGATCAACAACCCGCGCTGAACCTGGACCTCACCGGACTGCAGCTGAACCGCAGCCAGGGCCTCAGCGAGCAGATCCATGCCCAGCTGAAGGCACGCATCCTGCGAGGCCAGCTGGCGGCCTCGCTGCGCCTGCCGACCACGCGCGAGCTGGCGCAGGTGCTGGGGGTGTCGCGCAACACCGTGGTGCGGGCCTACGAGCAGCTGCTGTCCGAGGCCTGCATCGAGTCACGCCCCGGGGCCGGCACCTTTGTCACGCCGGTTCAGGCCAAACCCGGCGCCATGCCGGCCAGCACAGCACAGCCCCAGGGCCCGGACACAGCGCTGTGGTCGCGGCTGCAGGCCTATCGGCCGAACCCGGCGCATATCGGCCCGGTGCGCGCCTTCCGACATGGCGTGCCCGCGATGGATCTGTTCCCGTTCGAGGTCTGGTCCCGGCTGCAGGCGCGGTTCTGGCGGCGCCATCAGCAGCAGACGCTGGGCTATTCCGATGCGGCCGGCGACGCCCGGCTGCGCGAGCTGATCGCCACCTATCTGAACAGCTCACGCGGCCTGCAATGCGAGGCCTCGCAGGTGCTGGTCACCACCGGCTCGCAGCAGGCGATCTCGCTGTGCGCGCTGGCCCTGCTGCGGCCCGGCGACCGGGTGGCCGTCGAGACGCCCGGCTACCGCGCCGCGGCGGCCGCGCTGGGCCTGGCCGGTGCCGAGCTGATCGGCGTGCCGGTGGATGCCCAGGGCCTGCGCGTGCAGACGCTGCACAGCCTGGGCGCCTTCCGCCTGGCCTATGTCACGCCCTCGCACCAGTTCCCCAGCGGCGCGGTGATGTCGCTGCAGCGCCGGCTCGATCTGCTCGCATGGGCTCAGGCCCAGAATGCCTATGTGCTGGAGGATGACTACGACGGCGAATACCGCTACGCCGGCGCCCCGCTTCAGCCCCTGGCCTCGCTGGACACCCAGGCCCGGGTGCTCTACATCGGTACCTTCTCGAAGCTGATGTTTCCCGGCCTGCGCCTGGGCTATCTGGTCGCCCCCGCGGCCTGGCTGCCGGTGCTGGCCAAGCTGCGCTCGGCGCTGGACCGGCACGCGCCGATCGCCGACCAGGTGGTGATGGCCGACTTCATGGCCGAGGGCCATTTCGGCCAGCATGTGCGGCGCATGCGCCGCGTCAGCCGCGCCCGCCGCGACGCCCTCCACGAAGCCTGGCAGCGCCACTTCGGCACGCAACTGCCCCTGCCCGCCACCGAGGCCGGCCTGCATGCCTGCCTGCCGCTGGACAGCCTCGAACTGGAGCAGACGCTGGCCGACAGCGCACTCGCCCACGGTGTGGAAGCGGGGCGGCTGAGCCAGATCGGCGCGAACACGGCGGCGCCGGTGCGGCCGGGCCTGATGATGGGCTTTGCCGGGGTGCCGCCCGAGGCCATCGCGGCGGCGGTGGCCACGCTGGCGCGATGCTGGGCGCCAGGCCTGGGTTAG
- a CDS encoding IclR family transcriptional regulator: MSTVAVSASSVSAMPVAKRSALVPAVTRAFAVLDLLAQERTAMSLARLADSLELPKSSVHGLCNTLLALGYLRRQSDGAFFIGPSVMTLAEAFVAGTNIAQEFATLWSESHEPQETVILSVLSGAEVVYVAARNGLRPLGLAFNVGMRLPAHLAASGKAMLAFQTAESVRELFGRKPLPALSRRPAPTLDELLTELAQVRAQGYSIDDEGVREGVHCIGAPVFDASGQAVAGVGMCIQKARLDESWRETHRELVMQVARQLTERLGGMPFVEVASDSTGTHP, encoded by the coding sequence GTGTCCACCGTTGCTGTCTCTGCCTCCAGCGTGTCTGCCATGCCCGTGGCCAAGCGCTCGGCCCTGGTGCCGGCGGTGACCCGCGCCTTTGCGGTGCTGGACCTGCTGGCCCAGGAGCGCACGGCAATGTCGCTGGCGCGCCTGGCCGACAGCCTGGAACTGCCCAAGAGCAGCGTTCACGGCCTGTGCAACACCCTGCTGGCCCTGGGCTATCTGCGCCGCCAGAGCGACGGCGCCTTCTTCATCGGCCCCAGCGTGATGACCCTGGCCGAGGCCTTTGTCGCCGGCACCAATATCGCCCAGGAGTTCGCCACCCTGTGGAGCGAGTCGCATGAGCCGCAGGAGACGGTGATACTGTCGGTGCTCAGCGGCGCCGAGGTCGTCTACGTGGCGGCGCGCAATGGTTTGCGCCCGCTGGGCCTGGCCTTCAATGTGGGCATGCGCCTGCCTGCCCATCTGGCGGCCTCGGGCAAGGCCATGCTGGCCTTCCAGACGGCTGAAAGCGTGCGTGAGCTGTTCGGGCGCAAGCCCTTGCCGGCGCTGAGCCGCCGCCCGGCCCCGACCCTGGACGAGTTGCTGACCGAGTTGGCCCAGGTGCGTGCCCAGGGCTACAGCATCGACGACGAGGGTGTGCGCGAGGGGGTGCATTGCATCGGTGCGCCGGTGTTCGACGCCTCGGGCCAGGCGGTGGCCGGTGTCGGCATGTGCATTCAGAAGGCCAGGCTGGACGAAAGCTGGCGCGAGACCCATCGCGAGCTGGTGATGCAGGTGGCGCGCCAGCTGACCGAACGGCTGGGCGGCATGCCCTTTGTTGAAGTGGCGAGTGATTCGACCGGAACCCATCCATGA